CAGGCACATCATGGCGAAAGCTTCGTGTCGCGAGCGTATCGTGGGGATACTCAACAATGATCTCGTTGGCGAAGGGAAGCCGTACAGTCGACATGGCATTATCTTGATGATTATGTGGAGTAGGAATGATGCTGAATGTCTGTGGGTTTCAATCCTGATTACCATTTGAAGCACAGGGGATAGTACATTAAAAGTGGAAATACCCTGTCAAATTTGGTGACACCAAGGCGCAGCCAACACTGCCCGGCTGGCTTCATATTTACCCAATTAAGATTTGGAGCAACCCTGTGCCAAGTAGCCTATCCTCAATATGTAAAGATGGCGCGCTGGGCCCTGCCAAGACACGGCAtcaaaggccatggccgcTCTGTCGTTGCATTTCTGGAGAAGCTCGACGCCATCGATGTTTTCTCTTAATTTTGGGAGTCCTGTCAGCACATGTGTTCCCCATAGCCAAGGCATACTCCACCGGGGTCAACCGGAGTCATGCTGCCTCCACTTGTTATTGGGTACCGGAAGCCCACCCGACTCCACCCGACAACCTTAAGTTCCCGCCTCTTGAGCCTCCAGTCTGTTTATCCTCGTTTTCGCGCGTAACTACCGTGGACTGGTTACTTCATTACGTTTCCTACAACAATGATAATCACCTACCAAAGGGTCTGAACActgtttttcttcctctATGGTGCCCTTCACCATCTTAACACCTTGACATGAGGTCCTTCCGATGCGCTTCAAGAGGCGTTGCTGCTTGCACCCTGTCTCGGCGGTCTGGCAATGGCTTCGCATCTTGCTTTAGAAACTTCGATGCTCAGAATACCAAACGCCATCTCACAGCCTCAACCCAGGATACGAGTGCGCTTAACAGATTCACCTCAGGACCCTGGCGCTGGAACGAGCAGGAGCATCTCTCAAGGCGCCATGTCAATTTCGATCTTCCAGCGCTCCTTCGACTAGCCGCCTCAGCCGTGGGATCAAAATCATGCACTCATGTGTTGAAACTATCGGAGGGGcaatataataaagtattcCAACTCACCATGGATGATGGGAAAGTAGTCATCGCGAAACTTCCGAATCCGAATGCGGGAAGGCCGCATTTTGCTACTGCTAGTGAGGTTGCGACTATGGATTTCGTATGTTATCTACGCCCTTCCCTTCCATTGCGTTGTACTGATAGGTTTAGTTGAGAGATGTCATGAATGTCCCTATCCCAAAGGTAATCGCGTGGGGCTCCCGCGCATCAGAGAGCCCCGTTCAGGCAGACTATATCCTTATGGAAAGACAGACCGGTGTGACCCTGTCCGATGTGTGGGATAACCTGAAAGGGAAGCAGAAAGTCCAAATCCTTGACCaggttgttgatattgaacGGCGGCTGGCCAGCGTGCAGTTCACGAAGTTTGGTGctttatactataaagagGATCTTCCCGAGGGCTCCGATTCTTCCTCACCTTTATATCGCGACTCAACTGGCGGTAATGTATGAAGTGAAACGTTTCGCATTGACCCGACAAATCACCGCTCGTTCTTCGACTTTGGGAGAGGGGAGTTGAATATCTATCGTGGCCCTTGTAGGTTTATGCAAGCATCCACTCAACCTGTGATTCGACGTGCTTATCCATGGGTAATATATAGGGTCAACCCTCACAGAATACCTAATAACAATAGCCGAGAGAGAAATCGCCACAGCAAAGGCTGGTCTGCGGTATCCTTTGATGCCAGAAGGTCTTTTCTACGGACCCAGACAATACCAGCCTACCCTAGTAAAAAAGCTCTCCCCATTGGAAGGCTATATAGAGGTCGCATCTCATGTTCTTCCAGAGAATAATACCACCCATGTATCTGTTTTATGGCATGGAGATCTTCACTCGCAGAATATCTTTGTGGACCCTGAAGACCCAGCTCGCATTGTGGGAATTATCGACTGGCAGTCCGTCAGTGCATGTCCGCTCTTCATGCAGGTCGGACGCCCGGCGTTTCTCGATTACAATGGCCCGGTTCCTGATGATTTGGGGAAAGTTCCTTTACCTTCAAATTTCGACTCCATGAAGCAAGATGAGCAGCGGAGGGCAAAGGCACTACACCAGGCCCAGTCTTTGCATAATCTCTACCTGGTGCGGTGTCTCCAGCGCAATAAAACTGCATTTCAAGCGATACAGGACCAAATCTCACTCCGCCATCAAGTTAGTGTCATTCCAGGTTTAGTCTTGATGGACTACGAGCCACTCCTCAGCAATCCGTTGAGGGATGTGCAGAAAGAATGGGCATCTATAGTGGGTATGACAGCGGATGGCTCGCCCGTGACACCCTTCCCATTGCAGTTctccgaggaggaaatccgTCGGCAGGAACAGGACGGCGAGCTCTGGGCTCAAGGGGTTGAACTCATGGACGCGTTTGTCAGTGATACTGGATCTTTCAAACATTGGGATGGTAGGGCTAGTGATGTGGACTATGAGCAATCTAGGAGAGAGCTAGATGAGGGGGTGCAGAGGTTCCTAGACCGTGAAGCCAGGAACGAGGAAGAGCGTAGGGGGTGGCTCGAAGCCCTGCCATTTGTCGATTGAAGTTTCTATATGCTTCATGCTAAAACCTTTACCATTAATATACCACCTCATTGCATATCTAGTCCGCAATGCAGGGCAATCCCCGGACCGCGGGACAGGGACCGAACTTTATGCTTGCCCAGAAATCAGTCCAACTATACCTTTATAGTACACACCGAATAAATGGTTAAAGCCATAATACATTAGTAAGGTGAGACATGTGGGTACAGTATAGCTTGAAGAGGGTCTTCTTATCCCGAACAGGCAGTGGGCCCGATACCAAGAACCACTGGGCTGGCTGAagatttttctttttaaaaGCGACCCCAGTCCAGGGAGATGATAATATAAAGTTGCACTCTCGGGCGATCTACGGTCGGTCCGGCAGGAACTCCTAACCGCAATAATGTATAGGCCAACCTCCAGAAATGAATGGTGGTTATGCGCCGCCCTTCTCACCCAAGCCACCCTCGTCATCGCTCTTGAAATGTAAACCTTTCCATTAATTCTCCAACGCAACAGCTCTCTGACCCGACACTAGATATATTCTCGTGGAATGGCAGAAATGGGTAACCCCGACCATCACACAAGTGCCCGTGTCCTACCTGATCCCCATCGGCCTGGGCATCCTTGCATTTGCCTGTGTCTATCAGTTCATTCTCGCCCTGGACGCAATccacaacaagaacaacatccTGCTATTCGCAATATGCATCGCCAATCTGTGTATTGTCGCATATGCAGGTCTGCAGTGTACAACGATGCAGGAGACAACCGCCAGACTCTACAGAGatcgtttcttttttccaacCCTGGTTGATACCACCCGGAATGTGTGGCCGAGAATCCAGCCGGCTGAGATTCTTGTTCCCATTATCCTTGCCGTTTCGTCTTTTGTACTCTGGCCCTGTGCGTACTTTATGCATCGGGATTATGCATGGGCTATTTATAAGTGTGTCCATGGGAATTCGGAGACTCGGATGCGATACATGGCCTACGAGGTCTACCTAGTTCTGATCAAACTCGACTTCTTTTTCCTGATTGGATTCATCGTCCAGTATAACCTGATCGACGTCCACTTCGAAGAGCCCGAGTACAGcctgaccatggccatcatccCAGCCGCATTCATCGTCATGGTCCTGGGTATCTACTTCGTGCAGCATGAAATCATCCTCGGCATCGTCCCAGTCATTGTACGCCCCCTTATAACCTCGAGGTAATCTATAAGCTAATTAACAACTAGGTCTCCTACATGGCCCTCGTCGCCTACTTCGTCAGTCGACTGATCGTCCTCAATGGGAGTGGAATGCGGGCCAACACAACCGGGAAAGATATGATGCAGCTGTTTGCCTATGTGTCTTTGGTACTGACAGTCGCTTTGCTCGTCTGCTCGGTACTCTGCTTGATCAATTTCAATCACGGTCTTAAGGGGGTCAACAAGGGAATCAACAAAGCGGCGCGCGAGACATACATGCTGCATAGTGAGGGTTATTCCGCTACCGACCAGTGGCCTGGTGCCCAGCAGCGTTCCTCGCGAATGTCTCtgtaatataataatagtaaagtATAGTAATAGAGTAATcagtaataaataatacagTATACCAGAGTACGCCAGAATCTGCTCACGGACCTTCACTTTCAAATGGCGATCAAGGACACCGTTCATGACAGCCCAGCGCATCCGATGGCGCACGGGGCACAAAGTTCGTATATATGGCCGCGGACTGATCTTGCTTGTCGCCAGTTAGGttaaaaaaagaacattAATTTGCCTGTATCGGTTAGAGGCGGGGACATGTGCCAATCACAGCAAAACGCTGGGCCAGCACAGCCGACGACCAGGCTggcccctcctccaccggcaCTACAAAACAGCCATCTCTCCGCAAAGAACACACGAGACAGCTGATTCTCTGGTCGCATTAGTGAACAAACCATTACAATGCCACGTACACCCACCAACACGCTCGTGCAGACCGCCAGCGTCCCCAACGCCAGGACCATCTTCCCGCAGTCCGACATATCAATTGTGCCTTACCCCCCAGACAACCCCAGCCTCGCATTCATCTCCACATCATTCCAGGTCCCGCGCCGCCCGACATCATCGCAAATGTACTCCATCCCGCAAGGCTTCGGCCAGCAGGCGAAACTCGCATTGTCGAACCTGGAAACAGCCCTAGCCCTAGGCGGCGCGAAGCCGCGCGACGTCACGAAGCTGACTATCTCTTTAGCGGAGGATTGCAAGAAGCAGGACACCACGACCCAGCTTCGAGATGCGATTACGAGGTTTTTTACTGATGCTAGCGGGAAGCGGCATAGTCCGGCTATTGTCATCTATAATCACCAGTATATCCATGATGGGTTTGCGAAGATTCAGGTGCAGGCTGAGGCGGTTGTGAGGGTTGCTGCGTCGGAGCAGGAGCCGGAGCACGTTGGTGGTGGGACTGAGACTGCGAGGTTGCCGACTTATGATGAGATTTGGTGAGctgtatattaatatattctttttttttcttgttatGTTGGGACATGCATTTGTATAAACTGGATTCTTGTTACGCATGCGACCGAGACCCCAGTAAACAACCCAGTAGATAACCAGTGACAACCCACGGATAGCCCTATGATCATGTCAAAAATGCTTTTTTATTGTAGGGAATAGTGACAAGTTTTTCATGGGTACCTACCACTGTATTTCCAGATTAAAAAATGGCCGTTGGAGGCTCACCTTCTGGGCCAGCTACTGCGGAGCCACCCGCTCGTCTGTCCACGGTGGCGTCGGTGCATACATACACCACACCGTAACCCACCTTCGCAGCGACATCTAAACCTCACTCAAGTTGTTACAAGTGCGCGGCAGTTGCTTGACCTCCATTACCACCCTGTCTCTCCATCCCGGGTAGCTCGGAAACATGGTTGGATGTGTAGCAGCAACTAGAACAATCATAAGGAGGGTCTTCCTTGCTATATATCCTGCACACCTAACAAACATCAAATACCAGAAACGAAAGGACAACTAAGCTATgcaacaacatccccacCCAAGTCCCTCCGCCAGATCTTCAACGGCATTTCCCCCACAAGCAAATTAAACGCCTCATATACATCCAACTTCCACTCCGGACTCGACAACGCAAAATCATACCGGTGCACAATCGAAGCAAGAACAACCGCTTGCTCAAGATACGATATATTCCTCCCTAAACAGCCACGCGCACCGGTCGAGAATGGGATGAAGTACGGCTCCATCCGCTTCCGTGCATCCTCGTCCATCCACCGCTCAGGACGGAACTCCTCGGGGTCCGGGTAGATAGTCGAGTCACGGTGCGCTGCGTACGCGCTCATTGAGACGGTTGTGTCCCCGGGAATCCACTCGCCCATTATCGAGGCGCCTTCGGGTGGTGTTCGTCTGAGCAGGCCGGTTGAGACTGGTGGGCTGAGACGGAGACCCTCGTCGAGACAGGCGCGGAGGTAAGGTAGGTTCTTGACTTTGTCGTAGGGGGCAATgatctcgtcgtcgtccagGACGGCGTCGACTTCTTCGCggagttgttggaggatgTCTGGgttttggaggaggaaggcgaggacCTGCGTTAGAGCGATTGCGGTCGTGTCGGAGCCGGCGTTGATGATGGCGCCAACTTCGGAGATGATCTCACCCCATTCGAGGTTATTGGGGTTTCCTTGTTTGTCTTCCATgagggaggtgaagaagtcgtcgagcttctcgccgGTGAATGAGCGTTTCAGCCGGGTTACCGCTTGGTGGTAGACTACGTCGCCCCAGGGTTCGGCGTTGTTCCAAACCTTGCGCCATTTGGGGGTCAGGTTGGACAGTTTTGCTAGCCAGGGGTAGAGCTTGTAGTCCCAGACGAAAACGGACTGGGCGAGGACGAGCTGGTCGCGTGAGAACCGGTATGCGGCGGTGTAAGTCGTACCGTCCATTTTTTGTGCTGTGACTTCGTCGGTACCTTTGTCTAGGAGATCCATTCGTGACGATACggcgatgttgttgattGCTTCGATGGTGAATAGGTTGCTCCACATGCCCCAGTCGAATGTGACATCCTTGGGGTCGGGGATGGTTTGGCCTTTGGGTAGTGGAGCAGTACAATGGGAATCCATGGCGTTGAGAAGGCGTTTTGTGCTGTATGCCACTTTGAACTCCCATCTCTCGAGGTGCTTGATTGCAAAGGCTGCGGAAAGGGTTTTGCGTTTCCTCGAGTGCTCATGCTTTTCAACAACATCGAAAAGCTGAGTGTGTGAGCCGCCGAGGATGGTATAATTCTTATCCTTGACGACTCTTGTACTGTGTCCGTATATATCTTTCACAGCGCGAATGTCGCCGAAGGAAAGGGAGTTTGGACCAGTCCGGAGTATTGGCGATTTCTTGTGGGCTTCGTATATATCCCGCGAACGGTGTCCGCCAGAACTGAGCAGTACATGCCGCAAGTCGGTAAAGGGTGACCAGGGTGAGAAGTTATTATACTTTCTGAAGCCTTTGGGATCGTAGAAATAGTGCACAAcagggaggatgaagaagtaggTCACAGCGATCAAGGCCGTGCCGCCAAAAGTCAGAGGTGCGAACATGGTCGATGAATTCCGCTTGTGCTGGTTGCTTGTACTTGAGCAATGGTGAATCATTTATAGGTCTGGTCGTCTGGCCTCACCTCACGACATCATATGGCCCTCGTAGTCGATTCCAGTGTTGTGCATCTTGATATTGTCTGGCCAGGCACATCTCCACATGCCTAAATAGGAAACTTTCCCATTTGGGAAGGTGTTTGGCTGGTCGGCGTTTTGCTCTGTCGAAGAAGACACTCTCGCGACTAGGCTCTGGACAATCCGCCCAACCTGTTCTCCGCGTTTTGTCAAGAAGATGGCCTAATAGGTAATGCGGGGAATTATTCCCCATAAGACCGCAATGGGCATAATTTCTCTTTTGACCTCTTCAGCCCTTTCTCGTGGTGGTTACATTCCCCGCGTCAACATAGCCAAGCCGGGCATGCCCCATGATGGTCAACACAACTGCTGTTTGAGAGAGGGGGGACGAGTCATGTCAAACTTCACTTGGAAACCGGAATTTGCCGGCGATATCTACACCCCCGAGCTCTGCGCCCAGGATGCGCGCAACGCAGCAACAGTGCTATGCGTCGGCCATGCATAGTCGTACTCGAGCGCATGCAGTAACTGAAGcagcgcatcctgctcaGCAGGCTCGGTGAAGTACTCTCCGCAAACAGCAATTGCAACCATTGCCGTAATCATTGCGGACGGACACTTCTGGTTGGAAAGCGCCAATCCACATAGACGGCGAGTGATATTCCGCAGCTCGGCAGCCAACGCGTTGTTTCGTGACATCGCACCAATTCCTAATCGAGATGTCCTGGTTGGATCGGAGACTGCAAGGAGGATCTTGCCTAACTCGACGTGCTGGGCCCCGGCCACCTGACACGCGTTGGCATGCCATACCTCGGGAAAGAACCGGCCAGAGCTGGGATCGCGTTCGCGGTAGTAGAATGGCCGCATCGGCTGTGGTCTTGTATCCTGCCATCTCTGTTCGACGGCTTTGAGTATGTTCCAGCGCTGCAGTTTTTCCTGTGCTGTGGTGAAGTGGTTGTCTCCGAAGCAAAATATCAACAGGTCGGCAACCCAGACGAAGATTCGGTTCGCCCGGATGAAGTCGTTGTTGGGGTCGAATAAACTATAGTCGTTGTGTGGTGAGACGGGCAGACGAAATGGGCGCTGGTGAAGAAATGCGCTCCAAATCTCTTGGCGCATTGCAGCAAGACAAGCGGAATGACGAAGAGATATCGAGGGTGTGACGTGAACACTGCTGTCTCGTGGTGGGCCTTCAATGGTTTGGTAGGAGTAGAATGATTCATCTTTTTGGGTGTTGACGATGAACTGGATTGCATTTAAATATGCCTCGGAAGGTCCAGTGGACGGGGCTTGACACGAGCATCAGCGTCGTGCTGGAATTCATGGGAATGTACGTACCATCAATCTGCTCGTAGAAACGCAGGATTGCAGCAGCTGTCAGGACATCTTCATTATACTCCTCATTCGGGTCCTTGGATATCTCAATCAGGTGCGAAATGCAAATATCGTGGTAGCGGATAGCTGCATCTGGTGTAAGATCAGGTAGACCAGTCCCATCGACAGAAATGATATTGCCGTTCCCTCCCCTGCAGTATGCTAGTCGAATAAGGTGCCCAGCCGAGGCCGTGTAGACAGCATATCGGAGGACCGGACACAGAAGCGCCCGTTCCGGGACAACAATCGCGAAATGGCGGTCCATGTCACTTGTGTCAAACTGAATTTATCAGCTGAGTTTTCATTTTATTGGGGCATGAGCAGGTTACCAGTGGCGCCAGATTCTCGATGAAGTGACGCATCAAGCAGGCATCTTGGAACTCGAGgtacgacgaagacgagtCAGAGTACGTATCCGACCAGCCATGAAGTGGCCCGATGGGATAGCGAAAACGGGAAGCTAAGCCTGGATCTCGCTCAGGGTGCTCCGCGGGTTGATTGTCTTGCTCAAGTTGAGGTGGTGTTTGCTTGGAGATGTTTGTTGATGGAGAGGCTGATTCCACTGGGGATGACAGCCCGATTGTAGGCTGGAAGGCCGGTGGGCTCTTCGCAGCAGAACCATTCGACAACACTCCAGAGACCCGCGGTGTCATATCAACGTACGTCAATCGACCTAAAcagatttagtatatttcaTATAACTAACATTGTCGAGTGTACTTACGCTTCCGACGAGAGCCCACCCATTCTTGGTCAGGCGCAAAGTCGAACGTGGGCTTCGGGCGGGGTGTGGTGCGAAAGCGGATTTTGGAGCCCACGGGAGGCTTGGACTCTTTCCCTGACATTGGCGAGCATTACCCCGATTTGGATTCTTTCAAGTCAAAAGCAGTGTTTTCCAGAGACGCAGggggagttggtgttgatgggaTCGTGTCAGCTCAACGCGGAGAAAGTCATGCGGGGATGGCGCCTGGGAAACGAGGCAGCATTCAGGCACCCTTTCCACCATCTATAGGGATATACAGATATAGCAGGACATGTTAGTCATACTTCATCCAGAGACTGTGTGGACTTGGgttatctaataataaccTTCGCAATTCCCACTATACTGAAAGTCTGGAAATGAGACGGTCATCAAAGAAATTGCATGTAAGGGCAACTTCTATAGAAACAAAGAACATATCACAACAAGGCACGACTAAGCACCACGACTAATCAGCCTCGGAACACAAAAGCCTTTTATCTCAGAATATATTCTCTTCTCATAGCTTCATCCTTTCCATCTActcctcaccaccatccagaCTTCTTGCCAGAGTGCAAATATCAACCACCATCCCAAAAGTTCCGCACCATTAGGACAAACATATccgaagatgccgatgaATTGGACCGCAGAGGCAAATGCCAAAGTACGCTCCTCTCACCGTCTCTCCTTAACGACAAGCACTAACCGAAACCAGCTCCTCTTAGGAGTTTTGGACCAACTCAAGGAAACAAATGTCAAGCTGAACTACCAGAAGCTCGCTGACTATATGGGATCCGGTATGTTTATTTTTCAACCGCTTACTCGAGGTGCTTCCGTCTAACCTCTGAAACCCTTCCTGTGTGACAGAATGCAACAAGAAATCTATCGAGAACCAGTTGAGCAAGCTCAGGAAGTCGGCTGGTTCAGATTCAAACAATCAATCTACACCTGGAACTCCTGCAACTCCTGGAGGTACGCCTAAGAAACGCCGTGCACCCAACAGCGCGAAGTCTACCCCTtctaagaagaagaaggttgttgagaaggaggaggatgattcGAG
This region of Aspergillus puulaauensis MK2 DNA, chromosome 5, nearly complete sequence genomic DNA includes:
- a CDS encoding uncharacterized protein (COG:S;~EggNog:ENOG410PV32;~InterPro:IPR011009,IPR002575;~PFAM:PF01636), producing MDDGKVVIAKLPNPNAGRPHFATASEVATMDFLRDVMNVPIPKVIAWGSRASESPVQADYILMERQTGVTLSDVWDNLKGKQKVQILDQVVDIERRLASVQFTKFGALYYKEDLPEGSDSSSPLYRDSTGAEREIATAKAGLRYPLMPEGLFYGPRQYQPTLVKKLSPLEGYIEVASHVLPENNTTHVSVLWHGDLHSQNIFVDPEDPARIVGIIDWQSVSACPLFMQVGRPAFLDYNGPVPDDLGKVPLPSNFDSMKQDEQRRAKALHQAQSLHNLYLVRCLQRNKTAFQAIQDQISLRHQVSVIPGLVLMDYEPLLSNPLRDVQKEWASIVGMTADGSPVTPFPLQFSEEEIRRQEQDGELWAQGVELMDAFVSDTGSFKHWDGRASDVDYEQSRRELDEGVQRFLDREARNEEERRGWLEALPFVD
- a CDS encoding uncharacterized protein (COG:S;~EggNog:ENOG410PWY3;~InterPro:IPR040410;~TransMembrane:7 (n10-20c25/26o49-67i79-97o135-155i182-201o213-234i241-261o281-303i)), whose amino-acid sequence is MYRPTSRNEWWLCAALLTQATLVIALEIYILVEWQKWVTPTITQVPVSYLIPIGLGILAFACVYQFILALDAIHNKNNILLFAICIANLCIVAYAGLQCTTMQETTARLYRDRFFFPTLVDTTRNVWPRIQPAEILVPIILAVSSFVLWPCAYFMHRDYAWAIYKCVHGNSETRMRYMAYEVYLVLIKLDFFFLIGFIVQYNLIDVHFEEPEYSLTMAIIPAAFIVMVLGIYFVQHEIILGIVPVIVSYMALVAYFVSRLIVLNGSGMRANTTGKDMMQLFAYVSLVLTVALLVCSVLCLINFNHGLKGVNKGINKAARETYMLHSEGYSATDQWPGAQQRSSRMSL
- a CDS encoding uncharacterized protein (InterPro:IPR035959), with product MPRTPTNTLVQTASVPNARTIFPQSDISIVPYPPDNPSLAFISTSFQVPRRPTSSQMYSIPQGFGQQAKLALSNLETALALGGAKPRDVTKLTISLAEDCKKQDTTTQLRDAITRFFTDASGKRHSPAIVIYNHQYIHDGFAKIQVQAEAVVRVAASEQEPEHVGGGTETARLPTYDEIW
- a CDS encoding cytochrome P450 (COG:Q;~EggNog:ENOG410PUIW;~InterPro:IPR001128,IPR017972,IPR002401,IPR036396;~PFAM:PF00067;~TransMembrane:1 (i20-46o);~go_function: GO:0005506 - iron ion binding [Evidence IEA];~go_function: GO:0016705 - oxidoreductase activity, acting on paired donors, with incorporation or reduction of molecular oxygen [Evidence IEA];~go_function: GO:0020037 - heme binding [Evidence IEA];~go_process: GO:0055114 - oxidation-reduction process [Evidence IEA]) → MIHHCSSTSNQHKRNSSTMFAPLTFGGTALIAVTYFFILPVVHYFYDPKGFRKYNNFSPWSPFTDLRHVLLSSGGHRSRDIYEAHKKSPILRTGPNSLSFGDIRAVKDIYGHSTRVVKDKNYTILGGSHTQLFDVVEKHEHSRKRKTLSAAFAIKHLERWEFKVAYSTKRLLNAMDSHCTAPLPKGQTIPDPKDVTFDWGMWSNLFTIEAINNIAVSSRMDLLDKGTDEVTAQKMDGTTYTAAYRFSRDQLVLAQSVFVWDYKLYPWLAKLSNLTPKWRKVWNNAEPWGDVVYHQAVTRLKRSFTGEKLDDFFTSLMEDKQGNPNNLEWGEIISEVGAIINAGSDTTAIALTQVLAFLLQNPDILQQLREEVDAVLDDDEIIAPYDKVKNLPYLRACLDEGLRLSPPVSTGLLRRTPPEGASIMGEWIPGDTTVSMSAYAAHRDSTIYPDPEEFRPERWMDEDARKRMEPYFIPFSTGARGCLGRNISYLEQAVVLASIVHRYDFALSSPEWKLDVYEAFNLLVGEMPLKIWRRDLGGDVVA
- a CDS encoding uncharacterized protein (COG:S;~EggNog:ENOG410PWCS;~InterPro:IPR021858), translated to MSGKESKPPVGSKIRFRTTPRPKPTFDFAPDQEWVGSRRKRRLTYVDMTPRVSGVLSNGSAAKSPPAFQPTIGLSSPVESASPSTNISKQTPPQLEQDNQPAEHPERDPGLASRFRYPIGPLHGWSDTYSDSSSSYLEFQDACLMRHFIENLAPLFDTSDMDRHFAIVVPERALLCPVLRYAVYTASAGHLIRLAYCRGGNGNIISVDGTGLPDLTPDAAIRYHDICISHLIEISKDPNEEYNEDVLTAAAILRFYEQIDAPSTGPSEAYLNAIQFIVNTQKDESFYSYQTIEGPPRDSSVHVTPSISLRHSACLAAMRQEIWSAFLHQRPFRLPVSPHNDYSLFDPNNDFIRANRIFVWVADLLIFCFGDNHFTTAQEKLQRWNILKAVEQRWQDTRPQPMRPFYYRERDPSSGRFFPEVWHANACQVAGAQHVELGKILLAVSDPTRTSRLGIGAMSRNNALAAELRNITRRLCGLALSNQKCPSAMITAMVAIAVCGEYFTEPAEQDALLQLLHALEYDYAWPTHSTVAALRASWAQSSGV
- a CDS encoding uncharacterized protein (COG:S;~EggNog:ENOG410Q00Z), yielding MPMNWTAEANAKLLLGVLDQLKETNVKLNYQKLADYMGSECNKKSIENQLSKLRKSAGSDSNNQSTPGTPATPGGTPKKRRAPNSAKSTPSKKKKVVEKEEDDSSDEEHLVNEVRNEIKNL